The Oncorhynchus tshawytscha isolate Ot180627B linkage group LG12, Otsh_v2.0, whole genome shotgun sequence genome includes a window with the following:
- the LOC112262805 gene encoding repulsive guidance molecule B isoform X2: protein MGRAGCCYRGAERLASPPRVPRLRPLLVLLLALCYRAHRGHCQVATPQCRIQKCTTDFVSLTSHLTPALDGFDVEFCKALRSYSACTQRTAKSCRGNLVFHSAVLGISDLMTQRNCSRDGPTSSTHPEIQSEPCNYHSRTQHAHTHPHTHTHTPPGYLFCGLFGDPHLRTFKDSFQTCKVEGAWPLIDNDYLSVQVTNVPVVTGSSATATNKITVIFKPFEECTDQRVYQAVTDDLPAAFVDGTVSSGAPDHNVNDSTGKVQALWISEHSPGRHVELHASYIGVTVIVRQLGRYLTLAVRIPEEMAHAYDATQDLQLCLNGCPTSERIDRGGHLPLPLPLPHPALGLQLQQPHGQGQSSHTHSHTAPYSAPHGFSMEGARAHCREQLEVQDIYFHSCVFDLLTTGDANFTAAAFSALKDMESLHPHRERWTIYPPSSAHTSQPITWLLLLTLCALG, encoded by the exons gTCATTGCCAGGTGGCCACCCCTCAGTGTCGTATCCAGAAGTGCACCACAGACTTTGTGTCCCTGACGTCTCACCTGACCCCAGCGCTGGATGGCTTTGACGTAGAGTTCTGTAAGGCTCTGAGGTCCTACAGCGCCTGCACCCAGAGGACAGCCAAGTCCTGCAGGGGCAACCTGGTCTTCCACTCTGCTGTCCTGGGCATCTCAGACCTCATGACCCAGAGAAACTGCTCCCGTGACGGGCCCACCTCCTCCACACACCCCGAGATACAATCAGAGCCCTGCAACTACCACAGCCGCACccagcatgctcacacacaccctcacacacacactcacacgccgcCAGGGTACCTGTTCTGCGGGCTGTTCGGGGACCCCCACCTGCGGACGTTTAAGGACAGCTTCCAGACCTGCAAGGTGGAGGGGGCGTGGCCGCTTATTGACAACGACTACTTGTCCGTGCAGGTGACCAACGTTCCAGTGGTAACGGGATCCAGCGCCACGGCGACCAATAAG ATCACCGTCATATTCAAGCCCTTTGAGGAGTGTACAGACCAGCGTGTTTACCAGGCAGTAACAGATGATCTGCCCGCTGCCTTCGTAGACGGTACCGTGAGCAGTGGGGCCCCTGACCACAACGTTAACGACTCTACCGGGAAGGTACAAGCGCTGTGGATCTCGGAGCATAGCCCCGGTCGCCACGTGGAGCTGCATGCCAGCTACATCGGCGTGACGGTTATCGTACGGCAGCTGGGGCGCTACCTGACCCTGGCGGTGCGCATCCCGGAGGAGATGGCCCATGCCTACGACGCTACGCAGGACCTGCAGCTCTGTCTGAATGGATGTCCCACCTCGGAACGCATCGACCGGGGGGGTCACctgcccctgcctctccctctaccACATCCAGCCCTGGGCTTACAGCTCCAACAGCCACACGGCCAGGGccagtcctcacacacacactcccacacggCTCCCTACAGCGCCCCCCATGGGTTCAGTATGGAGGGTGCGCGGGCACACTGCAGGGAGCAGCTTGAGGTGCAGGATATTTATTTCCACTCGTGTGTGTTTGACCTCCTGACCACCGGGGACGCTAACTTCACGGCAGCGGCGTTCAGCGCCCTGAAGGACATGGAGAGTCTCCACCCCCACCGCGAGCGCTGGACGATCTACCCACCCAGCTCAGCCCACACCTCTCAGCCTATCACATGGCTCCTACTGCTTACGCTCTGTGCGCTCGGATAG
- the LOC112262805 gene encoding repulsive guidance molecule B isoform X1 — protein sequence MGRAGCCYRGAERLASPPRVPRLRPLLVLLLALCYRAHRGGHCQVATPQCRIQKCTTDFVSLTSHLTPALDGFDVEFCKALRSYSACTQRTAKSCRGNLVFHSAVLGISDLMTQRNCSRDGPTSSTHPEIQSEPCNYHSRTQHAHTHPHTHTHTPPGYLFCGLFGDPHLRTFKDSFQTCKVEGAWPLIDNDYLSVQVTNVPVVTGSSATATNKITVIFKPFEECTDQRVYQAVTDDLPAAFVDGTVSSGAPDHNVNDSTGKVQALWISEHSPGRHVELHASYIGVTVIVRQLGRYLTLAVRIPEEMAHAYDATQDLQLCLNGCPTSERIDRGGHLPLPLPLPHPALGLQLQQPHGQGQSSHTHSHTAPYSAPHGFSMEGARAHCREQLEVQDIYFHSCVFDLLTTGDANFTAAAFSALKDMESLHPHRERWTIYPPSSAHTSQPITWLLLLTLCALG from the exons gTCATTGCCAGGTGGCCACCCCTCAGTGTCGTATCCAGAAGTGCACCACAGACTTTGTGTCCCTGACGTCTCACCTGACCCCAGCGCTGGATGGCTTTGACGTAGAGTTCTGTAAGGCTCTGAGGTCCTACAGCGCCTGCACCCAGAGGACAGCCAAGTCCTGCAGGGGCAACCTGGTCTTCCACTCTGCTGTCCTGGGCATCTCAGACCTCATGACCCAGAGAAACTGCTCCCGTGACGGGCCCACCTCCTCCACACACCCCGAGATACAATCAGAGCCCTGCAACTACCACAGCCGCACccagcatgctcacacacaccctcacacacacactcacacgccgcCAGGGTACCTGTTCTGCGGGCTGTTCGGGGACCCCCACCTGCGGACGTTTAAGGACAGCTTCCAGACCTGCAAGGTGGAGGGGGCGTGGCCGCTTATTGACAACGACTACTTGTCCGTGCAGGTGACCAACGTTCCAGTGGTAACGGGATCCAGCGCCACGGCGACCAATAAG ATCACCGTCATATTCAAGCCCTTTGAGGAGTGTACAGACCAGCGTGTTTACCAGGCAGTAACAGATGATCTGCCCGCTGCCTTCGTAGACGGTACCGTGAGCAGTGGGGCCCCTGACCACAACGTTAACGACTCTACCGGGAAGGTACAAGCGCTGTGGATCTCGGAGCATAGCCCCGGTCGCCACGTGGAGCTGCATGCCAGCTACATCGGCGTGACGGTTATCGTACGGCAGCTGGGGCGCTACCTGACCCTGGCGGTGCGCATCCCGGAGGAGATGGCCCATGCCTACGACGCTACGCAGGACCTGCAGCTCTGTCTGAATGGATGTCCCACCTCGGAACGCATCGACCGGGGGGGTCACctgcccctgcctctccctctaccACATCCAGCCCTGGGCTTACAGCTCCAACAGCCACACGGCCAGGGccagtcctcacacacacactcccacacggCTCCCTACAGCGCCCCCCATGGGTTCAGTATGGAGGGTGCGCGGGCACACTGCAGGGAGCAGCTTGAGGTGCAGGATATTTATTTCCACTCGTGTGTGTTTGACCTCCTGACCACCGGGGACGCTAACTTCACGGCAGCGGCGTTCAGCGCCCTGAAGGACATGGAGAGTCTCCACCCCCACCGCGAGCGCTGGACGATCTACCCACCCAGCTCAGCCCACACCTCTCAGCCTATCACATGGCTCCTACTGCTTACGCTCTGTGCGCTCGGATAG